Within Triticum dicoccoides isolate Atlit2015 ecotype Zavitan chromosome 1B, WEW_v2.0, whole genome shotgun sequence, the genomic segment CAAACCCGACGCGAGTTGCGTCCGATGCAAACCCGAGCCTCCTATGACTCCTTGAGCAAGCAGCAAGCAAGGAGCCAGGAGCAGGATGGAATTTTGTCAATCTCCTTTCCAAGACCGTTGGAAACGGAAAGATAGATATATTCCTTCGGTCCCCGGACCCAGAGGTTGTTCATCTCCCTCTTTGGAATCTGTTGGTCGACCGGGTGGCGGAGATCATTTGTGCGACATGTAAAGAATGGAGACTCTAAGCTAAACCTATTGATGGACAACCCGGCCCGGAGAGCTGAACCCGAAGCCCGACATTCGGCTGGGCTCGGGCTCCATTTTCTTACTTGAAGCCTGGTCAAAAGCCCGAATAAAGCACAAAATGTTCATATAAATATTTTATTCAAAATATAGGTATAAAAATTAATATAATATCCTGAATATGAATGATTTAATAAAGAATGTCACTGTCCATGTGTTTCAGGCTGGGCTGGGCTCAGGCTTGGGATTTTTTTCTTCCGGCTTTGCCAAGCTCGGCCCAAACCCGACCCAGCCCATGGAATGATCAGGTTTACTCTAAGCCCACATCCCTGCGCTTTTTCTATCCCAAACGGATGAATGGTGCTCCCTAAACTAATGCATGGTCATGATAACCTGGCTCATTCCCCAAAGAAACAACGCCAAGGCCAATAACCTGGCTCATTCCAAATCCTCCTGAGAGGGTTTCGGACCTGCTACAGCCAGCCAGTGCATCCTGGAATGTGGGGCTGGTCCGCTCTTTATTTTTACCCATTGATGCAGAGGCGATCTTGCGGATTCCGGTATCTACTAGAAACACTGAAGATTTCTGGTCGTGGGCACCGGACAGCAAAGGCAGATTCTCGGTGAGCTCGGCgtataaatttatgatcaaaacaaAACTTCAGCGAGAGAGTTGGCTCGAGGGACGGAGTGGAACATCAAACGAACAAGCTGAAGGAAAAACCTGGACATCACTATGGAACTTGACAGTGCCATCCAAAGTGACTGTTCATGTGGAGACTAGCAAGGCATTCGCTTCCAACCACGGATGTTCTACGCAAGCGAAACATGTCCGTCCAAGATGCATGTCCCTTATGCGGCTGCGAGGACTCTTGGAGGCATGCACTACTTTCATGTACCATGTCACGCTGTATTTGGGCTCTCTCAGACCATCAACTTGTGGCTCAGATGACTTCCAATGAAGAAACGAACGCCAAGCACTGGATGTTCGAGATGCATGCTACACTAAGCCATGACCTGTTCACAAGAATGGTGGTAACATTGTGGTCAGTTTGGTATGTTCGGCGGAAAGCAATACATGAGGCAATATTTCAGAGCCTGATAGAAACCATCGCCTTTGTGGACTCCTGCTTACATGAGCTGCAACATCTACAAAGGCCGAATGTGAGGTCTTCTGGAGTCGGCCGATCTCCTCGACCCACAGAGGAAAGATGGCTCGCGCCGCCCCAAGACTGTATGAAGATGAATGTTGATGGTGCGGTCGCTCGTCACAGAAGAGGAGGAGCAGTTTCGGCAATATGTAGAGACAGTCAAGGACTTTACCTTGGGTCCTCATCGATGGTGTATCTTGGTGTGACTGACCCGGTGATGCTCGAGACATTCGCCTGCAGGGAAGCTCTATCACTTGCGGAGGATCTTAATCTGCATAAGATCACGGTGGCGGGTGACAGTCAGGGAGTGATTGATGACATCAACAATGGGACGGGAGGACCCCATGCTGCTATAGTACATGAAATAATAGGTCGTAAAAGTGGTTTTCAGTTTTGTAATTTCATTCATGAGCGTAGAAACTATAACTTTGAGGCTCATAAGCTCGCCAAGTTCTCTTGTAACCTGCAATTAGGTAGACATGTGTGGTTGGGAACTCCTCATGACCTAACAGTTGTACCTATGAACATTGCTTTGGAATAAAAAGCTTGGCGAgttcttctcaaaaaaaaaaaaaactaatgcatGGTCAAACAAAACACCGTGTGTGAATTCCGATACCCCTTTCTAAACAATGCAAAAATATTTCTTTAGACGATTTCTCTATCACTTATAAAAGATTTCTCTATCGCTGACTCACTGTTAGAAAAAAAATCTAGGATACTATATCGCCAATAATGTAATAAAAGATCCAGAGATACTTCATCCATGCTTTAATTCACAGTTTTTTGGGACATATGGTAGAACTACTTTTAGATGAAATGGTGATTAGCTCAGATAGGCCATGAGGGTGCATGCATGACATGCTTGGCGGTAGCATCGGATCATAGGGGTTTCAGAAACTAATGGAGATGAGACGTTTTTGGGTATGCGCACCTTGGCAGCTCTGTTCAGAAGAGCAcgtatcctcctcctcctcctctcctgtggGCGCCTTGCAGCCTACTGGCTGATGTGCACGCTTTACGAGACTCTCTACCGACCCATCATCAACGTCAGGATCACACGGCTGAGACATTGCCATGCATGCAGAGATGGATGCTTCCGTTGGTGATGTGAGCAGAGCACGCAGCCTGTATCCATGCTTGCTACGGCAGCTAGCAATGTGTGCCAAAAATGTTGAATTTGGAACCATGTAGAAGATGTGGCCAGGTATGTATTCGAAAAATGAATACCAAGAAAAAAGGAATGGCGATTGACGTACTGAACACGTGAATTTAACACGGAACTTGATTACGAAACAAGCACAAGTTCGACGCTGAAAATTGTTCACAACAAAGCTGGCTTACAACGTGCCCATGCCATGGCGGAGAAGTTGAAACTTGGACACTACAAGTCTACAACCTTGATGAGATCTAGGCATGTGATCGATGTGACCTTCTACTAAACTTGAGTTGAGGGGAGAGGCAAGCAACATGTGCAAAGCTCCAAAGACATGACAGGTTTCTACTTGGAGCAAGGCCAGctacagctagctagctagtgtagTAACTGAGCTGAGCTGGAACCAATGGCTTGAGAGTGCATACATCCAGATTCCAGAGCACTTACTTTTTTTCTTTCCCCTTGTGAAACTGATGAACACTCGCCGCACATTTACATGTGTCATCGCCGGTGAGTGTCATCGCCAGTGAGTGGTAACAGGCTAACTGCTGCCCTGGTGAATGGATGAACAGTTGTCAAATGCATGCAAACAATTGGTGGAAGGAGAGGTCGCACCACATTGCCATATGTCAGTGGCTGCGGTGCCACATGCATGCTGGCCACGCAGACCTGGGGTGCCCACACCCTGCCCAGGGTCACCTCCATCTATAGCTGACAGACTATATATGTTTTGAAGATTTGAAAAATTCTCAAAAAGAATTATAGGATGTTGAAGAAAAGAGATGGTTTTCGATAGACATGTAGAATTTCAAGTTCAAGTTCAAAAACAGTACAGATTCATTTACAAGGCATGGGAGAAACAAATACAGTATAATGAATAGTGAGGAATAGCAAGCTAGGGCCAGAATACGCACAGAAAAAAAAACATTTCGAAAAAAAAAGATTTAATTTCCCTCTGAGATGCAGCTTAGCCAGGAAATTACATCAAGAAATTATTCAagaaaaaagataaataaatcaaATTGTCATTTACATCAAACCGTTTAGATACTACGCATTCAAGAGTTATGAGTTAATTCAGTTTAAGTTAATGTGTGTAGTGTTGGATACAACTCGAGATGACGTCAGCATGCGCGAATGGACCCAAAAGGCTTAATTGCTCAAACAGGCTGTCACTTAAATTGTTCATGTCTGATACCTAGCTCAGAAAACCTGCGAGAACCAACCTGGTTGTCCTCTCCTCAGCCACCTTTTAACACACAGCCAGAGAGAGACATGGCACGCTCCCAGCCTCCCAGGGCCTATAAATAGCAGCCCTCATAGCAAAGAGAGACACAAAACCAAACCACCAGTGCTTCTACAAGAGCAAGGGGCTTCCTCACTTCCAGGAGCTAGCCCCCCGAGTACACCACATCTCACCTGAAGATGTCTTCCGGGTCGTCGTCTCGGAGCACCTCCCCGAGCTCCGACTCGGAGTGGAGCAAGAAGGAGAACAAGATGTTCGAGGAGGCGCTCGCCTACTATGGCGTGAGCGCCCCCAACCTCTGGGAGAAGGTGGCCAGCGCCATGGGGGGCACCAAGTCCGCCGAGGAGGTGCGCCGCCACTTCCAGCTCCTCATCGACGACGTCGACAGCATCGAGCACGGCCGCATCCCCTTCCCCAAGTACAAGACCCAGGGCTTCTGGACCTAATAAAAGGTATAATGCTCAACAGACATAGGATGCTTTGCTTCTAACAAGTTTTCAGTTGAACATAGTAATAAAGCATACCAATTACTGCTGTATTTGTCAGCTTGCTGGGACTGTGTCGTTAGCATAGATGCTTTAACTCAAAAGGCACAACATGCAGGGTATTTATGTACATTTGTTTTTCTTTACCACCATGCATGCATGACGACTCGCACCATGAACTAACTCTCTATAAGCCAAACTGCTTAATTGCAGCCACCCTAGCCCAATTTATCAGTGGTTTAATGTTAGCACAATCAGACAAAAAAATTCCCTACTTCCAAAGAAAAAGCTAGGAAAAGTACAGTTTCTGGTGGTCTAGCTAGAACAAAACAAGTCTCTTCTGTTTGAGTATTTGTGTTCAGAGTTCAGATATGCTTACAGCGCAAGTGTCTTCTCATATTTTCAGGATCGATGAAGCAGTGTAAGCCCGAGTGGACAGTGAACAAAGTTGTACAAACTAGATCTCTTAAGAATGGGCCGATGTTCTAAGAGGAAGCAAGGGTATCCAGCATTGGTTAGAATAACAAGGAAGGAATGGAGTATTGTCTATTGTGTGGACAAAGTATTGTTAGGCCCTGTCCAAGGTTAAGTCTGTTAATTAGATTCTCGTCTACATTCATGAACTGCATGTTGTTAATTATCCCGTGGAACCAAGTCGTCAAATAAAATGTCATGTAAACTCATGTGTTTGTGTTATTTGTAAGAAGTTGTACCTGTAGCAATTTGTCGTCTCCAATATCTGGTTTAGCTGGCCACCATGTTCTGTTTGGACTCCACAGGTTCAGAAAGCACACCGAATCCTTGTCACCGGCTCACCGCTACCTTCCTCCTTCCTAAAAGAGAAGTCGCTAAACTTTGTTCAAGAACCAAAGGAAAAAGCTCGCTTTGAATCCCCAGCATTGCGACCCTCGCCATGCCAGGGAGACCACCCTGGCCTAGATTCCAATTCGGTCCCTTACCACTTGACCGGCGAGGCAAATCCACCTCCTCGCCGACGACGTCAACAACATCAAGCACGGCCGCATCCCCTTCCCCAAGTACAAGAACCACGGATTCTAGACCTTGTAAAAGGTATATGTCTCAACGGACATAGGATACTCTGATGTTAACAAAGTTTTTAGTTGAGCATAAGCGTACCAGTTATTGCTGTATTTGTCTGCTTCCTGGGAAAAGCATGCTATGCATGAGCATGACTGTCGTTAGCATAAAGATGTTTTTTTAACTCTAAGGCATAGCATGCAGGGGTATTTATGTATATATTTGTTTTCTTTAGGCGTCACTTACCACCATACATACATGACGACTGGCACCATCAACTCTATGAGCCAAActgcttagggcatgtacaatgatgctATCTTAGGTGTGACACGTAGGATCGTTGAGGTCGaaaggggcgctttattacttaaaaagtttaagcattacacccggcctctgcataattaaGATGCACACACAGCCAAAGAAAGTCCTCTTGCACAAACGAAAAACAAAAAGGCGAAATACCAAGAAACATGTAGAGATAGTATAACGCCTAAAGCGGAGGTGGaccaatcctaagatcatgctgccacccatgttgggtaaaagtatctCTCGCC encodes:
- the LOC119312311 gene encoding protein RADIALIS-like 3 → MSSGSSSRSTSPSSDSEWSKKENKMFEEALAYYGVSAPNLWEKVASAMGGTKSAEEVRRHFQLLIDDVDSIEHGRIPFPKYKTQGFWT